Proteins co-encoded in one Ciconia boyciana chromosome 14, ASM3463844v1, whole genome shotgun sequence genomic window:
- the OPRL1 gene encoding nociceptin receptor — MDPLFPAHILEDPDLRKLLNDSSMLNLSFLPSNWFNNGTGDSFLPLSIKITIVVVYSIVCIVGLVGNCSVMYVIVRFTKMKTATNIYIFNLALADTLCLMTLPFQGTDTFLGFWPFGNVLCKIAISIDYYNMFTSTFTLTMMSVDRYIAICHPIKALDIRTPHKAKVVNVCIWALASVFGIPAMVMGSAENENNEIDCLIKLPSPVDYWDPVFGICVFLFSFMIPVLIITICYSLMIRRLKNVRVLSGSKEKDRNLRRITRMVLVVVAVFIICWTPIQIFVLVQCLGAKAESELELAISCFCTALGYANSSLNPVLYAFLDENFKACFKKFCFPTAFRTELQMSNRMCSIAKDVAYACKNSEGTNNPA, encoded by the exons ATGGATCCGCTCTTCCCTGCTCATATTTTGGAAGACCCTGACCTGAGAAAGCTGCTGAACGACTCCTCCATGCTGAACCTGAGCTTTCTCCCCAGTAACTGGTTCAACAACGGCACGGGGGACAGCTTCCTGCCGCTGAGCATCAAGATCACCATCGTGGTTGTCTACTCCATTGTGTGCATTGTGGGGCTGGTGGGCAACTGCTCCGTCATGTATGTGATCGTCAG ATTCACCAAGATGAAGACAGCAACCAACATTTACATCTTCAACCTCGCTCTGGCTGATACCTTGTGTCTGATGACCTTACCCTTCCAGGGTACAGACACGTTCCTGGGCTTCTGGCCCTTTGGCAATGTCCTCTGCAAGATTGCCATCTCTATAGACTACTACAACATGTTTACAAGCACCTTCACTCTGACGATGATGAGTGTGGACCGCTACATTGCTATCTGCCACCCTATCAAAGCACTAGACATCCGCACTCCCCACAAGGCCAAAGTGGTGAATGTCTGCATCTGGGCGCTGGCTTCTGTCTTTGGCATCCCAGCAATGGTGATGGGATCTGCAGAGAATGAAAACAACG AAATTGATTGTCTAATTAAACTCCCTTCACCTGTGGATTACTGGGATCCAGTGTTTGGCATCTgtgtctttctcttctcctttatGATCCCTGTGTTGATCATCACCATTTGCTACAGTCTCATGATCAGACGACTCAAGAACGTCCGCGTCCTCTCAGGCTCCAAGGAGAAGGACCGCAACCTGAGGCGCATCACCCGAATGGtcctggtggtggtggcagtcTTCATCATTTGCTGGACTCCCATCCAGATTTTTGTGCTGGTCCAGTGCTTGGGTGCCAAGGCAGAAAGCGAGCTCGAGCTGGCCATCTCCTGCTTCTGCACTGCGCTGGGGTATGCCAACAGCAGCCTGAACCCTGTGCTCTATGCCTTCTTAGATGAGAACTTCAAGGCGTGCTTCAAGAAGTTCTGCTTCCCCACCGCCTTCAGGACCGAGCTCCAGATGTCCAACAGGATGTGCAGCATCGCCAAGGATGTGGCCTATGCCTGCAAGAACTCGGAGGGGACTAACAATCCAGCCTGA